The proteins below are encoded in one region of Sphingobium yanoikuyae:
- a CDS encoding Atxe2 family lasso peptide isopeptidase, with protein MVLCAISTGSRGSGLPRAEPSSEPEPEPRSLTASALVELADIGPPSPVPDRHILTLSPDGRRAVIQVRQADPGSNGYRLRMIVVDIAGKARPITIDEGGEFIREMVNGVGGVRVATGDAAAIPVEWSRDGSQVYFLKRMNRKTQIWRAAADGHGSAILTHEQDEVEDFHLSPDKRRLYYSVRSILPDQNASSLAEQRNGFRYDRRFIPLFAQGPDAVPAGTLVTKSLEVAGSDIQLPPDTDLALPQAHGRRAPNGLIALSLHGRVASISSKGPLAATKQGDIIVQDPVHGTVRCSLQHCSGGLTLWWTQDGRRLRYMRREGWADEKTAIYEWKPGNGAPRRLYSTSDLLLDCQPTGSQLICARERSTAPRHIISLDVDTGRARIIYDPNPDFGGYRLGRVERLFWRNAFGVETFGDLVYPVNYTAGRAYPLVVVQYISRGFLRGGVGDEFPIQLFANRGYAVLSVQRPDARDLVPNATEMNDFQRQLLKDFKDRRSVLSSIEIGVKMLIGRGIVDPVKVGLTGLSDGSSTVQFAAINSKLFKAASVSGCCWDQFQDAVVGPSAAQAYHQIGWPKLLDYDATFWSQISLVKNAKRITMPILMQQSDDEFRVAVPSYTALRQAGHPTALFVFPDENHIKWQPAHRLAVYQRNVRWFDYWLMGIGDGEEWKENGTSEPSQ; from the coding sequence ATGGTCCTGTGCGCCATTTCCACCGGCTCTCGCGGGTCAGGCCTGCCACGGGCCGAACCATCATCTGAACCTGAGCCTGAACCGAGATCGTTGACCGCGAGCGCGCTCGTGGAGCTTGCGGATATTGGCCCGCCCTCACCGGTCCCGGACCGGCATATTCTTACGCTCTCACCCGATGGCCGTAGAGCCGTCATTCAGGTCCGACAGGCGGACCCGGGATCAAACGGATATCGTTTGCGGATGATTGTCGTCGACATCGCCGGCAAAGCGCGCCCTATCACCATTGATGAAGGCGGCGAGTTCATTCGCGAGATGGTCAACGGTGTTGGCGGCGTAAGAGTCGCAACTGGAGACGCCGCTGCGATCCCCGTCGAATGGTCGCGCGACGGATCTCAGGTCTACTTCCTGAAGCGGATGAATAGGAAAACGCAGATATGGCGGGCGGCGGCTGACGGGCACGGAAGTGCAATCCTCACCCATGAACAAGATGAGGTAGAGGACTTTCACCTCTCGCCCGACAAACGCCGGCTATACTATTCGGTGCGGAGTATCCTTCCGGACCAGAACGCCTCAAGCCTGGCGGAGCAACGAAACGGCTTTCGGTATGACCGTCGGTTCATACCCTTGTTCGCGCAAGGACCGGATGCCGTCCCTGCAGGAACTCTTGTAACAAAGAGCCTAGAAGTTGCGGGCAGTGACATTCAGCTTCCCCCTGACACTGATCTTGCTCTGCCTCAGGCTCATGGTCGTCGCGCGCCGAATGGGCTTATTGCCTTGTCGTTACACGGTCGAGTCGCCTCCATCTCCTCGAAGGGACCGCTGGCGGCGACCAAACAGGGCGACATCATCGTTCAAGACCCGGTTCATGGCACGGTCCGCTGTAGCCTTCAGCATTGCAGCGGCGGCCTCACCCTATGGTGGACGCAAGATGGAAGGCGGCTACGCTATATGCGTCGGGAAGGCTGGGCAGATGAGAAGACGGCGATCTACGAGTGGAAGCCGGGAAACGGTGCGCCCAGACGTCTCTATTCCACATCCGATCTTCTGCTGGATTGCCAGCCGACCGGAAGTCAGCTGATTTGTGCTCGGGAGCGATCGACGGCGCCACGGCACATTATCTCGCTTGATGTCGACACGGGTCGCGCGAGGATAATCTACGATCCAAATCCGGATTTCGGCGGGTACAGGCTTGGACGGGTAGAGCGGCTATTCTGGAGAAACGCCTTCGGAGTCGAGACGTTCGGGGACCTAGTCTACCCGGTGAACTACACCGCTGGTCGTGCGTACCCTTTGGTCGTGGTTCAGTATATCTCCCGTGGCTTCCTTCGGGGAGGCGTTGGTGACGAATTTCCGATCCAGTTATTTGCCAATCGGGGTTACGCCGTGCTCAGCGTGCAGCGCCCCGACGCCAGGGACCTAGTGCCCAATGCCACGGAGATGAACGACTTTCAGCGACAACTGCTCAAGGACTTCAAAGACCGCCGAAGCGTGTTGTCCTCGATCGAGATCGGCGTGAAGATGTTGATCGGACGGGGAATCGTTGATCCGGTGAAGGTCGGCCTTACCGGCTTGAGCGATGGATCATCGACCGTTCAGTTTGCCGCAATAAATAGTAAGCTCTTCAAGGCAGCATCCGTAAGTGGATGCTGTTGGGACCAATTCCAGGACGCGGTTGTCGGTCCTAGCGCCGCGCAGGCATACCATCAAATCGGATGGCCTAAGCTGTTGGATTATGACGCGACTTTCTGGTCGCAAATCTCTCTCGTCAAGAATGCGAAGCGCATCACAATGCCGATACTCATGCAGCAATCGGATGATGAGTTTCGAGTGGCGGTCCCAAGTTACACGGCCCTGAGACAAGCGGGGCACCCCACGGCGCTCTTTGTCTTTCCCGACGAGAACCACATAAAGTGGCAGCCTGCCCATCGTCTTGCAGTTTACCAGCGCAATGTGCGGTGGTTCGATTACTGGCTCATGGGGATCGGGGATGGTGAGGAATGGAAGGAGAATGGTACGTCGGAACCGAGTCAGTAG